One Deltaproteobacteria bacterium DNA window includes the following coding sequences:
- a CDS encoding aspartate aminotransferase family protein has product MSFSLKKLIEERWGENYELHEQYVNPQFVKVLRTIGFDKVYKKAGGQYLYDGEGNRYLDFLSGYGVFGIGRNHPHIKETIRELLDLDLSQLVQMDCSLLSGLLAEKLVSLTSKQLDTVFFTNSGTEAVEGALKFARGATGRNRILYLDHSFHGLTLGSLSVNGNAEFRDGFGELLPASAIPLNDLTILEHELKKGDCAAFIFEPIQGKGLYLPEEKFLPEAQRLCRKYGTLFIADEVQAGLGRTGKWFAYQHWNLEPDIVCIAKTLSGGFTPVGAILYRREIYKKIFSRMDRCVVHSNSFGKNNLAMACGLATLQMMEDEKLPEKATSLGEKMISRLREIGQNYEMFKEVRGKGLMFGVEFHEPKSLKLKAAWKMIHAANKGLFGQMIVVPLMANHRILSQVAGHNIDLVKFLPPLIISDEDVDYFLKSFEKVVADCHKFPGATWEVGMTLAKNALRSKTPLSVTSPQP; this is encoded by the coding sequence ATGTCTTTTTCCCTCAAGAAGTTGATCGAAGAGCGATGGGGCGAGAATTACGAGCTGCATGAGCAGTATGTCAATCCCCAGTTTGTGAAAGTGCTTCGAACCATCGGCTTCGATAAGGTCTATAAAAAGGCTGGGGGGCAATACCTCTATGATGGTGAGGGAAATCGCTATCTCGACTTTCTTTCCGGCTACGGAGTTTTTGGGATCGGCCGGAATCATCCGCACATTAAAGAGACGATTCGAGAGCTGCTCGACCTCGATCTCTCGCAGCTGGTCCAGATGGACTGCTCCCTCCTCTCGGGGCTGCTCGCGGAAAAATTGGTCTCACTGACGTCAAAACAGCTCGATACCGTCTTTTTCACGAACTCCGGAACAGAGGCGGTCGAAGGGGCACTCAAGTTTGCGCGTGGTGCGACTGGTCGCAACCGGATCCTCTACCTCGATCACTCGTTTCATGGACTGACGCTTGGCTCGCTCTCCGTGAACGGAAATGCGGAGTTCCGAGATGGATTTGGAGAGCTGCTCCCAGCAAGCGCGATTCCACTCAATGATCTGACGATCCTTGAGCATGAACTCAAAAAGGGGGACTGTGCCGCCTTCATCTTCGAACCGATCCAGGGAAAAGGTCTTTATCTCCCTGAGGAGAAGTTCCTCCCGGAGGCACAGAGGCTCTGTAGAAAATACGGCACGCTCTTCATTGCCGATGAGGTCCAGGCAGGGCTCGGACGGACGGGAAAATGGTTCGCCTATCAACACTGGAATCTCGAACCGGATATTGTCTGTATCGCCAAAACCCTTTCCGGTGGTTTTACCCCGGTCGGTGCGATCCTCTATCGACGCGAAATTTACAAAAAGATCTTTTCGCGCATGGATCGCTGCGTCGTCCACTCCAACAGTTTTGGGAAAAACAATCTTGCGATGGCCTGCGGATTGGCAACCCTTCAGATGATGGAAGATGAAAAACTCCCGGAAAAGGCAACGAGTCTCGGGGAAAAGATGATTTCAAGGCTTCGTGAGATCGGACAGAATTATGAAATGTTCAAAGAGGTACGCGGAAAGGGGCTGATGTTTGGTGTGGAATTCCACGAACCTAAATCCTTAAAGCTCAAGGCGGCCTGGAAGATGATCCATGCCGCTAATAAAGGGCTCTTTGGTCAGATGATCGTCGTCCCACTCATGGCGAATCATCGGATCTTGAGTCAGGTGGCGGGACATAATATCGACCTTGTGAAGTTTTTGCCGCCTCTTATTATCAGCGACGAAGACGTTGATTATTTTCTGAAGTCATTTGAAAAAGTTGTAGCGGATTGCCACAAGTTCCCCGGGGCGACATGGGAAGTAGGAATGACGCTCGCGAAAAATGCACTTCGGTCAAAAACTCCCCTTTCGGTCACTTCTCCACAACCTTAG